In Nodosilinea sp. PGN35, the genomic stretch CAATTGGGCTCAGCTTGGCCTCCTGAGGGGGATGCTTCAGGGCGCTGACATCAATCCAGCCGGGGCTAATGCAGTTGACCCGGACGGCTGGGCCAAGACTGATAGCCAGGGCGTGGGTTAGCGCCACCACGCCCCCCTTTGAGGCGGCGTAGGCCTCAGAGTCGGGTTCAGACTGAAGGGCGCGCACCGAGGCAATGTTGACGATCGCCCCCTGGGCAGCGCGCAGATGGGGAACGGCATGCTTGACCATCAGAAAGTATCCCGTCAGGTTGGTGCCAATCCAGCGGTTCCAGTCGGCCAGAGCCAGGTCTTCGACCGGGCCGCTGTAGGGATTGGCAATGCCAGCGTTGTTGACGAGCCCGTTGAGCTGGCCAAAGCGATCGAGAGCGGCGGCGACACAGCGCTCGACCTCGATCTCCTGGGCGACATCGCAGGGCACAAAGCTAAAGGATTCGCCAAACTGAGCCAGGGTGGTGTGGAGGGCGGCCCCAGCGGCTTCGTTCACGTCGGCGATCGCCACCCGCCAACCCTCAGACAGCAGCTGTTGGGCCACGCCCAGGCCGATGCCCTGGGCTCCCCCCGTGACGAGGGCAACAGGTTTCTCAACCGGCTGGTTCATTGGCGCACCTCAGATCGCTTAGGGTGGAGCCTTGGGCAATCTAGGGTTGATCCGCCTTTGCCCAGGCAACGCCTCCCAATCTAACAAACCCTATGCGCCGGAAAACCGCTCTAATGGTTCTTTTTATTGCGACAGTTTTGTTGGTTGTCGGCGCGATCGCCGGGTTTTTGCCGGCCCTGATGACCCCGATGATGTTTGATGCCCCCGGAGCCCTCGAAAATCCCGCCACGGTGACCTTGGCCCTCAGTATTGCCACCTTCCCCATCGTTTGCGTGGTGGCGCTGCTGCTGAGCTGGCTGGTGTTTCTGCTGCCGGTGTTTGCCAACCTGCCCTACCACTACAGCCTGGCCTGCGGCCTCACCGCCCTACCGCTGATCAACCTGGCCGTTGCGACAGCCGCTCTGGCCTGGATCTCCTATTTCAATGGCGGCTCCTTTTCCTAGTAGCAGTACTAGTCAGCCCCCAGTTGCAGACTGTAGAGGTTGGCGTAAATGCCCTCGCGAGCCATCAGCTCGGCGTGGGTGCCCTGCTCGACAATCGCCCCCTGCTGAATCACCAGCACCTGGTCGGCCTGGGTGACGGTGCTGAGGCGGTGGGCGATCACAAAGCTGGTGCGGTTTTGCAACAGGGTGGCGATCGCATCCTGCACCAGCTTTTCGGTGCGGGTGTCAATGCTGCTAGTGGCCTCGTCGAGCAGCAAAATGCGCGGATCGATCAGCACGGCGCGGGCGATGCTCACCAGCTGCCGCTGGCCCTGGCTCAGGGGTGCGCCGCGCTCGCCCAGGCGGGTGCTGTAGCCCTGGGGCAGCGAGGTGATGAACTCGTGGGCGTTGGCCGCCTGGGCTGCCACTTCGATGTCGGCCTGGCTGGCGTGGGGCGCACCAAAGGCGATGTTTTCGGCCACGGTGCCCGTGAACAGCAGGTTATCTTGCAGCACAATGCCAATCTGGCGGCGCAGGCTGGCCTGGGTAACGGCCCGCACATCCACCCCGTCGATTTTGACCGCCCCCTCCGACACGTCATAGAACCGCATGATCAGGTTGATGATGGTGCTCTTGCCCGCCCCGGTTGGCCCCACCAGGGCCACCATCTGCCCCGGCTGGGCACAGAGGTTGACATTCTTGAGCACCCGCTGGTTGGGAGTATAGCCAAAGCCCACCGAGTCAAAGCGCACTTCGCCTTGGATGGGCGGCATCTCGGTGGCGTTGAGCGCATCTTGCAGGGTGGCGGGCTCGTCGAGCAGCAGAAAGATGCGATCGAGCCCGGCCAGGGCCGACTGCGCCTGGGTGTAAAACTGACTGAGAATCTGAATGGGGCGAAAGAACTGCTGCACGTAGAGCACAAAGGCCGTCACCGTGCCCACCGTCATTACCCCCGTCACCGCCAGATAGCCGCCGTAGGCCGTCACTCCCGCCGTGGCCAGGGTGTTGAGCAGGTCAATGGAGGGCAAAAACGCCGCCGTCACCGCCACCGCCTGCACATTGGCCCTGCGGTTGGCCGCATTGAGGCTGTCAAATTCCTCAATGTTGAGCTGGGTACGGTTAAAGGCCTGGGCCTCTTTGACACTGCCGATGTCTTCTTCGAGCTTGGCCGACAGGTCGCCAATGGTCTGCCGCGTCACCCGAAACCGACTCCTCGCCCAGCGGGAGAAAAACCCGGTGGTAAAAATCATCAGCGGCACCACCAGGTTGCTCAGCAGCCCCAGCTGCAAATTGATCGACAGCATGGCGATGATGATGCCCACCAGGCTAAAGGTCTGACCCAGCACCTGGGGAATGGTGAGGCCAAAGGCCTGATTCACCGTGTTGACATCGTTGAGCAGACGGCTCATCAGGTCGCCCGCCTCGCTGCGATCGAAAAAACTCACCGGCAGACTTTGAATTTTGTCAAAAATATCCTGCCGCAGCTGCCCCAGCAGCCGCTGTACGATCGCCCCCATCCGCCAGATCTGCCCCCGAATCGCCCACACCCCAACCAGATAAATCACCGTCAGAGCCGCCAGCATCCACAGCAGCCCCGGCAGGTTGCCCTGCAAGATCAGGTTGTCGATCGCCCAGCCAATCAGCAGCGGCCCGATCGCCTGGGTCGTCGCCCCAATGGCGACCAGCAGCAGCGCCACAGGCAGCTCCTGACGATAGGGCGCAAAGTAGCGCAGAAACCGCCCAATGGTCGAGAGCTTGGGCTTAGAGTCTGCTGGTTGCTGAGCCGCTGTAGCGAGGGTCATCGGTAGCCGTTCCTTAGGGCTTTAGCCATCAAAAGCTGATCGGACTTCCATTCCGTTTCGGGGATGTCAGCACTGGCCATAATGCCGCGTAACGTATGCTGCGTAACGTTCCAGATGGAAGCGTCTTGTCCTTGTGGAAGGGAACTACAACCTGAAGCGTTCTCTCCAAATTACGCCATTTTCGGTGGCTGCCCTTCTGCGACACCAGCTCAAAACCGTACTGCTTGAGAATCTTCTCGGCCTGCTGGGCAGTCAGTTGCCGCAACCGCCCCATCAGAGAAGGATCTCGCGCAACACTGAACCGGGCTCTAGATCAAGGGGTTCAACTTCAAGATAAAGCTCAATCGCCTCTCGAATGTTATCTAAAGCTTCTTGCTCGGTGTCACCCGCAGAAACGCAGCCCGGCAATTCAGGGCACCAGATTGCCCAATCGCCGGTTTCTGTGTCAGGCTCAAGCACTACACGCCATTTCATCGCGTTACCTTGCCCATAGTCACAAGCTGGCATCATGCTAGCACTCAACTTTCGACAGCTGAATGCAAGGCTGGTGGGCATCGGCACAGCCTAAAGTCTCGGGTTACGATTAGCTCAAATAATTCTCCCCTGCGGCTCGATGTCTTCTCAACGGCGGCTGACGCTATTTCAAACCCTGAGTGCGCTACCGGCTCCACAATTTGAGGAGTTGAAGTTTGTGCTCAACCCACCACCGGGGATTGTGCCCGAGGGAATGGCGGCCCAGGGAAATCGGGTGGCGGCGCTGCTGAGCTGGGTGGAGGGGGCGACGGGCTGCGGGCTAGGGCAGCTGGTTGAGGCGGTGGAGCAGCTTTGGCCGGGGTGTTTTGGGGATGGGGAAGGTTGGGGAGATGGGGGAGATGGGGAAGTTGGGGGAGAGCTGCCGTGGATGGTGCCCTATGGGCGGAACCCTTACTTTACCGGGCGGGATGAGGTGCTGGCGACGCTGTACCGGCAGCTACGCGATCGCCAGACAGCAGCGATCGCCCAAACTCAAGCAATTAGCGGGCTGGGGGGCATTGGCAAGACCCAGACGGCGGTAGAGTATGCCTACCGCTACCGCGATGACTACCGCTATGTGTTTTGGGTGGGGGCCGATACGGAGCTGGAGTTGACCAGTGGCTATGTGGCGATCGCCCAGCACCTCAACCTGCCGCTGAAAAATGCCGAAAACCAGGATGAAACGGTGCAGTCGGTGCGGGTGTGGCTGGGGCGAGAAGAGGGCTGGCTGCTAATTTTCGACAACGCTGACCAGCCTGAACTAGTGCAGCCCTTTCTGCCGCGCGAGATTAAGGGCCACATTCTGGTGACATCCCGCGCCCAGGATTTTCAAGACCTGGGCATTGTGCGGGCGATCGCGATGGAGACGCTGACCCCAGAAGATGCCGTAGCATTCCTCCTAACCCGCACCGGACGCATAAACCCTGTAGGGGCGAATGGCATTCGCCCAATGCAGGGAATAAAACCTATCACGGACCTACCCAGCGGGCGAAATCCAATCGTTACGGGTTCAGGGCAATCACATGGGATTGCCCCTACGGAATACACCGCCG encodes the following:
- a CDS encoding SDR family oxidoreductase: MNQPVEKPVALVTGGAQGIGLGVAQQLLSEGWRVAIADVNEAAGAALHTTLAQFGESFSFVPCDVAQEIEVERCVAAALDRFGQLNGLVNNAGIANPYSGPVEDLALADWNRWIGTNLTGYFLMVKHAVPHLRAAQGAIVNIASVRALQSEPDSEAYAASKGGVVALTHALAISLGPAVRVNCISPGWIDVSALKHPPQEAKLSPIDHAQHPVGRVGQPQDIAEMTVFLLSARAGFITGQTIVIDGGMGRKMIYEE
- a CDS encoding ABC transporter ATP-binding protein translates to MTLATAAQQPADSKPKLSTIGRFLRYFAPYRQELPVALLLVAIGATTQAIGPLLIGWAIDNLILQGNLPGLLWMLAALTVIYLVGVWAIRGQIWRMGAIVQRLLGQLRQDIFDKIQSLPVSFFDRSEAGDLMSRLLNDVNTVNQAFGLTIPQVLGQTFSLVGIIIAMLSINLQLGLLSNLVVPLMIFTTGFFSRWARSRFRVTRQTIGDLSAKLEEDIGSVKEAQAFNRTQLNIEEFDSLNAANRRANVQAVAVTAAFLPSIDLLNTLATAGVTAYGGYLAVTGVMTVGTVTAFVLYVQQFFRPIQILSQFYTQAQSALAGLDRIFLLLDEPATLQDALNATEMPPIQGEVRFDSVGFGYTPNQRVLKNVNLCAQPGQMVALVGPTGAGKSTIINLIMRFYDVSEGAVKIDGVDVRAVTQASLRRQIGIVLQDNLLFTGTVAENIAFGAPHASQADIEVAAQAANAHEFITSLPQGYSTRLGERGAPLSQGQRQLVSIARAVLIDPRILLLDEATSSIDTRTEKLVQDAIATLLQNRTSFVIAHRLSTVTQADQVLVIQQGAIVEQGTHAELMAREGIYANLYSLQLGAD
- a CDS encoding type II toxin-antitoxin system HicB family antitoxin — translated: MKWRVVLEPDTETGDWAIWCPELPGCVSAGDTEQEALDNIREAIELYLEVEPLDLEPGSVLREILL